CGAGGACAGATTCGGGGAAGCGATCGACATAGCCACTGGTGAAGATTAAAGCTGCGGTTTCGGCGATCGCTCGTCCAATCCCTAGTATTAATCCCACCATTAAGCCTGGGAGTGCTGCGGGTAATAGTAAATGCCAGAGGGTGCTAGTGCGAGATAATCCTAAGCAGGCTGCACCTTTGCGGTAATCGTCGGGAACTGCCCTTAATCCTACTTCAATAGACCTAATTAATAGGGGTAGTATCATACAAGCTAGGGTGAGTCCTCCAGAGAGAATGGAGAAACCCAATCCCAACTGACGCACGAATAAGGCATTTCCAAATAAACCAAAGACGATGGATGGCACTCCTGAGAGGATATCTAAACTGAGTCGCACCTGTTTGGCAAACCAGTTATCTATGGGGGTAAATTCAGCCAGGAGAACGGCTGTTCCTATGCTCACGGGGAGGGATACAGCCAAGGATACTAGCAATATAAGGGCGGTAGAGACGATTATTGGTGCTATACCTCCATTTCTGCCAGCATTTTGCGGTTCACTAATTAGGAATTCCCAGGAGATTTTTCCCCAACCGTGGATCGCCACATCGCCAATAATCCAAATGGATAAGGTAGCGACTAGAAATACTACCGACCAAATTGTTAGGGTGGGTAGGTGATTGGTTCTAGTCATAGATCTTGGGGTGAGAGACGACCTCAGTTACAATAACTAAACAGATAACGATCGCCATCAAGGCTAAGCCACTGACAAATAAAGCCGAGCGATGATTTCCCAAAGCGTAAGCCATTTCTAGGGCGATATTGGCGGTTAAAGTCCGCATGGGGGCAAATAAACTGTCGGGAACTTGGACTACATTGCCACAAACCATCAAAACAGCCATTGTTTCCCCGATCGCCCTTCCCATTTGCAAAATTAGTCCTGCTAATAAGCCGGATCTGGCTGTAGGTAATACTATTTGCCAGACGGTTCCCCAACGAGATAAACCTAGAGATGCGGCTCCTAATAGGTATTCTGGGGGGATTTCGGTAAAACTAGCTTCTGCTACCAATGTCATCGTCGGTAAGATCATAATCGTCAAAACGACGATTCCAGCGAGTAAACTGGTTCCTGGGGGATGAAGACGGTTAATTATAGGGACTAAAACCACTAATCCCCAGAATCCATAAACTACAGAAGGAATTCCCGCTAATAACTCGATTAAGCGACGATACCAGGTAGCTAACCAATTAGGGGCATAGTAGTGGGAGAAAATAGCGGATAATATGCCTATAGGGGCAGCGATCGCCACCGCACCTCCCGTAACTAGTAAAGTTCCCCACAGCATCGGCGTTAGATTATAGGAGCCAGAAGCGGGATTCCAGCTAGGATCGCTGAAGAATCGCCAAATTCCCACCTGTTGTAAGACTGGTAGCGCTTCGATGCCGAGAAAGGCGATAATGGCGAGGATAATGGCACCAGCGATCGCCCCTAGCAAGATTAACACCCACAGCAGTAGGTCATCAGTTTCTAGTTTGAGCAACTTTCGGGGTAAGGGGAACAA
This genomic window from Merismopedia glauca CCAP 1448/3 contains:
- the pstA gene encoding phosphate ABC transporter permease PstA, which gives rise to MTRTNHLPTLTIWSVVFLVATLSIWIIGDVAIHGWGKISWEFLISEPQNAGRNGGIAPIIVSTALILLVSLAVSLPVSIGTAVLLAEFTPIDNWFAKQVRLSLDILSGVPSIVFGLFGNALFVRQLGLGFSILSGGLTLACMILPLLIRSIEVGLRAVPDDYRKGAACLGLSRTSTLWHLLLPAALPGLMVGLILGIGRAIAETAALIFTSGYVDRFPESVLDSGRTLAVHIFDLSMNVSGGESQAYGTACVLILFLLIINQTAAIANQWLSKTITRQ
- the pstC gene encoding phosphate ABC transporter permease subunit PstC, with product MTSLKVKTLFPLPRKLLKLETDDLLLWVLILLGAIAGAIILAIIAFLGIEALPVLQQVGIWRFFSDPSWNPASGSYNLTPMLWGTLLVTGGAVAIAAPIGILSAIFSHYYAPNWLATWYRRLIELLAGIPSVVYGFWGLVVLVPIINRLHPPGTSLLAGIVVLTIMILPTMTLVAEASFTEIPPEYLLGAASLGLSRWGTVWQIVLPTARSGLLAGLILQMGRAIGETMAVLMVCGNVVQVPDSLFAPMRTLTANIALEMAYALGNHRSALFVSGLALMAIVICLVIVTEVVSHPKIYD